ATTTTGCTACCTGCTGCTCCTGAAGCTGTCGATTCTGCTGCCCGAGGCGGACCGCcgagagcgccgcggcggccatgactTGGTGGCCTGTGGGAAcatgctgctcgacgagctgagcGCCGCGGGAGGGGACATGGCCGATGGACACaggagcagcaccggcaggCTGTATCTGCAGCTGTTACGGACCGGCATCGACAAGTACTCACACGCTCTCGATGGAAATCAGCCCTCGCCGCTGGTCATGAGCCGTTCAAGAGGCGCTAGGGCGCCGATGGGAAggggcggcgacatggacgactCGGGGGACGGAGAGACAGACGCAGACGCGTTCGTGCCGGACCAATTCGTGTTCGAGTGGGACTTTCCTGGCCTGACACTCTTTTCGTCGTCCGCTACCgaggccggctggctggacgGGATACTACTCGAGGCCCTGAGCGGTGCCGACGAATTCATGGGTTTCGGCTGGACTGGCCCCGAATCGTTAGGCGCCTCATAAGGTACTGTTTTGCTCTGCGACAGCTGTGAGAGGCTCCATGTTGTCTGAACACGAGCTGCCATCCGTTACACGGTTGGATGGTACATCTTGTCTCGCCACCGGTTCCCCAACTTCATGTTCACGACAAGGAGTCATCATGATTAGCTCGGAGCGTTGACAGCACACCCACGAACAATCACCGATACGCCATCGAGCTGGATACGATACTTCATTCTTCAACTAGTCGATCTCTCAAGTTCACCGCTGGACTGCTCGTATCTGTCAAAACTTCCACTGCTCACACCAGTTCCTGACCAACCCCTCGTCAATGGGCCCCGAACCCCTCATTGTCGGGCTCTTCTCTACGGTGCGCCTCATGTCGAAGTAAACATGTCCAAGACCCGCCCGATTAGCATCGACCATCCCCCTGTAGGTGTCCAGCAACTTGATCGCGGGGTTCTTGTCcgcgttggcgttggcatCGCTCGCACTCGCTTCCAACTTGGCCAGCCACTCCTCTAGCGGGACGATCTTCtcaacccgcccgccatAAAACTCCTGCAGCACTTTGGCTACCTCAGTCcaagtcgtcgccgagggatTGACGCCGTGAAAGTACCCCGAGATGTCCGATACTGGCATCGGTGCCGTGACCCCAGCAACATCTAGTATCAGCCCCGCGATGTCCTCCACGGGCGTCCAATCCACCACATCAATCGGTCCAACGCTGTCGGGGAGCACCCCGAGATACACCGAGCTGGAAATCAGACTCGGAATAAACTCTTGTCGATTCCACATACCCATTTTGCCTCGGGGACCACCGATTTGACCGACCCGGACAGTCGCCGCCGGTACGCCGGAGCGCTCCGCTGCAGCATCGAGGATGAGACTGCCGGCCAGCTTCGATCGCCCGTAGCCCATGTGCGGAAGAGTCAAGTCGCTCAGTTGCCTCTCCGGCACGGGGTCGCTCGAGGTCCACCCGTCTGCCGTGCCAATGCTCGATATGAACACAATCGGCACGCGCTTGGCGGCACTGTTGGCAAAGTCAACCAAATGCCGGACGCCGCGAATGAACGGCTCGAAGGAAGCCACACTGATGACGAAGTTCACTGGCCACGCGTTGTGCATAATGCGATCCGCACTGGCCAGCAGTCTGTCGTATTCAGATTGTTCCAGCCCCCAAGTCGGCACGGACAGGTCGACACCGAGGAAGTCAACCTCGGAGAAGTCTGTGGTCAAACCTCGCTCGGAATTGAAGGCGGGCTGTCGAGATCGCCCACCATCCTCTCCACGGTTGAGGGCAATTACTTTCTTGACGTTGTCACTCGAGATGAGACGATCGAGCATGTATGCGCCGAGAGATCCCGTGGTACCCGTGATGAGCACGGTCTGATCTTGATCCAATGGATCCGCCTGATCGCCACGCGGAGCCGGTAGATCAGCCGTATACTTCAGAATCATGTCCGCGAGAGCCTCTATATCCCGCGATGATTCGCTTTGGCCTATATCCTCGTCGTGAGCGACCAGAAAGAGACGGTCAGCCAAGGCTCTGGGAGTTGGATTCGCGTATACCACTCGCGGAGCCACCGTGTTCTGGTCGacagccaggccagcggCCTCCAGGCCCCAACGAAGAATCTTGGACAAGTTAATAACTTGAAGAGAGTCCATGCCAGCAGCGAAAAGATCCGTGTCCGGACCGACCCGCACGTTCCCGATTCTATCATGGATGACCTTGACGATAGACTGGCATAGGAGCTCCTTGCTAGACAGGTCAATCTCGACTCCGGCACTCAATGCCACCCGTTCATCCATTTTTCGGTAGAGCTCCTCGATGAAATCGCTGTACTCGCGGACGGTTTGGTTGCGCTGGATGGATCCCTTGGCGGCCCGCGAGAAAGGCCTCGCTGGGTCCGACAGGACCACCAGCTCTCTGGCGATGCGTCCGTGTGTGACAGTCTCTTTGTTCGCTTGCTCGACCAGCGGCCACACCTCCTCAATTAACGCATCCGCTTCCCCCTTATCCGCGGGCACAATATGAGGCTCTAGGATCAAGGCGGGCTGGAACTTctggtcgccgacgaccaaCGCTCCTTTGATCCGCGGATGGCCCAGCATCGTCTCTTCAATGGTGACGGGGTTCAGCTTCTCTCCGTTAGAGAAGACCATTATATTATCTGCACGCCCGTAGTACCTCCAATGATCAGGAAGAGTCGGATGAGGTTTGAAGAGATCGCCTGTTGCCCACTCCGTCTTGTCAGGAAATGTGTAAAAAGCTGCTTTGCGTCCAGGTTCCCCCAGTTCGTCGCGGCGAAAAATCAGTTCGAAAACTTCGGCATCCCAAGGCATAGGCTCAAATTCAGCACCCATATCCttggtgttgatgatgaaGTATTGCCAGAGCCGAGGATCCGACTGGTAATGCACGGCGTATGGGAGACATCTGATAGTGACGTATCAGCGAGATCGTTCGTTCTGAGGAATCAACCGCCCGGGATTGAGATTTTCTGTTCAACTTACTCGGTGGATGCAATGAGGTTGCTTAGAGAGACGCCTCGTTGCACAAGCGAGtgtcctgcagcagcggcaaggtTCCCTAATAATCGTTTAAAGACAACAAGCGTCAGCGCGAGGTTCAAGCACGAGGCTCGTACAACCCACCTCCGCCAAAGCCAATGAATTTCAAGGCAGCGAGAGCCTCTACGCCCTCGTCCATGTGGCTAAGCTCCTCAATAACAGAAGGAGgcagcatggcggcgtcagcATTGGAGTACTTGAGGCTCTCGACCGCCATGTCCGGTGTGAGGGGCCGCGCCGTGATGCccaacaccatggccgcgccgtAGTATATGCCCAGCGAGGCAACAGCCGCGGTCCCGGCTGCATGGAACAACGGCATCGGAAGGAAGAACTTGCTTGCCGTGCCCCAGTACGACCACGCAGACGGTTCGCCGTGCAGGTCTGGGCCGTTTCGGAGGTCATCGGCAATGGCCAGACTACCCTGGCGCATGACGATCGGCTTCGGCATCCCGGTAGAACCGCTGGTGTGAAGCACGACCAGGGGATCCCATCTCGCCTCATCAAATAGCTTTGTGAAGGCcatgggcgaggccgtcgaggcaaGCCAGGTCTCAGGATCGGGGGCCATCACAATCCGCATAGGGTGTCGCTCGAGCCAGGGTAGAACCGTCTGCAGGTACGACTCCGCGAAATACAGCATGCTGCAGTTGATAGCCTTGAAGAGCGAGATCTGCCCCTCTGTACTGTTCCGCGGTGAGATGAAGAAGGCTTTGTGGTGGGCTTTGATGCAGGCGAGCATGAAGATGGGGTAGCGGACATCGCTTGGTCCAATGTACGCTATCGTGGGAAAGTCGTCTGTCGGAGCTCCTTGATCTTTGGCCCGCTGAACAAGCTCATGGGCTACATGGTTGACTGCGTTCGACACCTGCCTGTATGTGACCGGCTTCCAGCCGTCCTTTGGGTCGTTGGACACGGGGATATGAACAAACGCGCGGTCAGGCTCGTTTGATGCACGCTCATCGACCACATtgacgagcaggcggcgtCCGTAGTCGGGCTCCAGGCCTGGACCTGGGAACTCGAGAGCCTCCTCGTTAACTTTGGTATTGCCCATTGTAGACACTGCGTAGTGTGTTGCTTTCTCGGCTTTCGTGTTCTAGATTGTTAGAATAGCCCGCTTGACGCCATGAACGCACAGAACATGGAATGTGTGTGGTGCCCGGTTTCTTGAGCAGGACGTGTCAGGACTGGAGCACATGTGTAGGGAAACGGTTGGCACCACGCAGCAGGCAACAGTTCCTGCCCAGTTTTGCACACGGCTTGCCGAGATATCGTCACAGGCACAGGATCCCGCTCTCAAGGGACGCTGCCTAGAAACAAAAAAATCCCTCGGGCGCAAGCAAAATATAGTACGCGGCGTGGC
The genomic region above belongs to Purpureocillium takamizusanense chromosome 5, complete sequence and contains:
- a CDS encoding putative NRPS-like protein biosynthetic cluster (COG:Q~EggNog:ENOG503NTWI~antiSMASH:Cluster_5.1~SMCOG1002:AMP-dependent synthetase and ligase), producing MGNTKVNEEALEFPGPGLEPDYGRRLLVNVVDERASNEPDRAFVHIPVSNDPKDGWKPVTYRQVSNAVNHVAHELVQRAKDQGAPTDDFPTIAYIGPSDVRYPIFMLACIKAHHKAFFISPRNSTEGQISLFKAINCSMLYFAESYLQTVLPWLERHPMRIVMAPDPETWLASTASPMAFTKLFDEARWDPLVVLHTSGSTGMPKPIVMRQGSLAIADDLRNGPDLHGEPSAWSYWGTASKFFLPMPLFHAAGTAAVASLGIYYGAAMVLGITARPLTPDMAVESLKYSNADAAMLPPSVIEELSHMDEGVEALAALKFIGFGGGNLAAAAGHSLVQRGVSLSNLIASTECLPYAVHYQSDPRLWQYFIINTKDMGAEFEPMPWDAEVFELIFRRDELGEPGRKAAFYTFPDKTEWATGDLFKPHPTLPDHWRYYGRADNIMVFSNGEKLNPVTIEETMLGHPRIKGALVVGDQKFQPALILEPHIVPADKGEADALIEEVWPLVEQANKETVTHGRIARELVVLSDPARPFSRAAKGSIQRNQTVREYSDFIEELYRKMDERVALSAGVEIDLSSKELLCQSIVKVIHDRIGNVRVGPDTDLFAAGMDSLQVINLSKILRWGLEAAGLAVDQNTVAPRVVYANPTPRALADRLFLVAHDEDIGQSESSRDIEALADMILKYTADLPAPRGDQADPLDQDQTVLITGTTGSLGAYMLDRLISSDNVKKVIALNRGEDGGRSRQPAFNSERGLTTDFSEVDFLGVDLSVPTWGLEQSEYDRLLASADRIMHNAWPVNFVISVASFEPFIRGVRHLVDFANSAAKRVPIVFISSIGTADGWTSSDPVPERQLSDLTLPHMGYGRSKLAGSLILDAAAERSGVPAATVRVGQIGGPRGKMGMWNRQEFIPSLISSSVYLGVLPDSVGPIDVVDWTPVEDIAGLILDVAGVTAPMPVSDISGYFHGVNPSATTWTEVAKVLQEFYGGRVEKIVPLEEWLAKLEASASDANANADKNPAIKLLDTYRGMVDANRAGLGHVYFDMRRTVEKSPTMRGSGPIDEGLVRNWCEQWKF